AGCACAGGCTAACGCCCGGCAGTATGGATATTCAAACATTGAGTTCCGCCACGGAGATATTGAAGCTCTTCCGGTTGAGGATAGTTCGGTGGATGTTATTATCAGCAACTGCGTGATCAACCTGGCTCCGGATAAGGAAAAAGTTTTTAGAGAGGCCTTCCGAGTTTTGAAACCAGAAGGCAGGATGTATATCTCGGACATGGTTCTCCTGGAGGATTTGCCTGAATACCTTAAAAATGACAATGACCTGCTTGCAGGCTGTGTCGCTGGCGCTGTGTTAAAAGAGGAATATTTAAGACTTTTGAAAAAAGCAGGATTTTCGGTAGAAATCCTGGCTGAAGATTCGGACATCAGTAAAAGGCAGTACGGAGGTCTGCCCGTTGAAAGCCTCAAA
The genomic region above belongs to Methanosarcina horonobensis HB-1 = JCM 15518 and contains:
- a CDS encoding arsenite methyltransferase; translation: MDANEKKEVIKKKYKEIATLGGSCCSGSSCCGDSSPVDLSKSLGYSEDDVQAAPNANLGLGCGNPTAFAELKPGDIVLDLGSGAGFDCFLAAQKVGSSGKVIGVDMTPEMVEKAQANARQYGYSNIEFRHGDIEALPVEDSSVDVIISNCVINLAPDKEKVFREAFRVLKPEGRMYISDMVLLEDLPEYLKNDNDLLAGCVAGAVLKEEYLRLLKKAGFSVEILAEDSDISKRQYGGLPVESLKLKVWV